A portion of the Paenibacillus hamazuiensis genome contains these proteins:
- a CDS encoding UbiA-like polyprenyltransferase produces MLLRKTKIFLEMIKFEHSIFALPFAFMGAILGSMVVFHSLPAWSQIGWITLAMVGARSAAMGLNRVIDKVIDKKNPRTAGRAIPAGLLSSKEVILFIIVSFVLLFWATAHLSSLAVKLLPIAVFFLVFYSYTKRFTWLCHVVLGITLGLAPLGGWVAVTGHISWASIVLFVAVAFWTAGFDVIYACQDIDFDRQEGLHSIPSRFGLKNSLLLARLFHIATAIGLIALFFMTTLSWWYLFGLIIAYIILAYEHRLVSPQDMSKLNTAFFTMNGILSMVMFCFTLIDLVVQR; encoded by the coding sequence ATGCTGCTTAGAAAAACAAAAATCTTTTTGGAAATGATCAAATTCGAACATTCGATATTCGCGCTTCCTTTTGCATTCATGGGAGCGATACTCGGCTCGATGGTCGTTTTTCACTCCCTTCCGGCCTGGTCGCAAATCGGCTGGATCACACTCGCGATGGTAGGAGCGCGAAGCGCGGCGATGGGGCTTAATCGCGTCATCGATAAAGTGATCGATAAGAAAAATCCGCGCACCGCAGGAAGGGCGATTCCCGCGGGGTTGCTATCCTCCAAGGAAGTGATCTTGTTTATCATCGTCTCGTTCGTTCTGCTCTTTTGGGCGACGGCGCATCTTAGTTCGCTTGCGGTGAAGCTGCTGCCGATAGCGGTCTTTTTTCTCGTATTTTATTCGTACACGAAACGGTTTACGTGGCTCTGTCACGTCGTACTCGGCATCACGCTCGGACTTGCACCGCTGGGAGGCTGGGTGGCCGTTACCGGGCACATCTCCTGGGCCTCCATCGTCCTGTTCGTTGCGGTCGCCTTCTGGACGGCCGGATTTGACGTGATTTACGCATGCCAGGATATCGATTTTGACAGGCAGGAAGGGCTTCATTCGATTCCGAGCCGCTTTGGCCTCAAAAACTCCCTGCTGCTTGCGCGTTTGTTCCACATCGCTACGGCAATTGGACTTATTGCTTTGTTTTTTATGACGACGTTAAGCTGGTGGTATTTGTTCGGTCTTATTATCGCTTATATCATTTTGGCGTATGAACACCGGCTTGTTTCTCCGCAAGATATGTCCAAGCTGAACACTGCCTTTTTTACGATGAACGGCATCTTGAGTATGGTCATGTTTTGCTTTACGCTGATCGATCTGGTGGTGCAGCGCTGA
- the spoIVA gene encoding stage IV sporulation protein A, with amino-acid sequence MEKVDIFKDIAERTGGDIYLGVVGAVRTGKSTFIKRFMESVVLPNIQNEADRVRATDELPQSAAGRTIMTTEPKFVPNNAVQLRVAEGLNVNVRLVDCVGYVVEGAKGYEDENGPRMINTPWFEEAIPFQEAAEIGTRKVIQEHATLGVVITTDGSIAEIPRASYVEAEDRIINELKEVGKPFIVIVNSTRPGSDAAIELRNELQAKHDIPVVTASVANMNEDDMMSVMREVLYEFPVHEVNVNLPSWVMVLEENHWLRSHFETSVRETVQDIRRLRDVDRVVSNFEGYDFIERAALAGMDMGQGVAEIDLYAPDELYDKILMEVVGVEIRGKDHLLQLMQEFSHAKREYDHFAEALEMVKTTGYGIAPPSLADMALDEPELIRQGSRFGVRLKATAPSIHMIRVDVESEFAPIIGTEKQSEELVRYLMQDFEENPLKIWESDIFGRNLHSIVREGIQGKLAMMPDNARYKLQETLGRIINEGSGGLIAIIL; translated from the coding sequence TTGGAAAAAGTGGATATCTTTAAGGACATTGCAGAACGAACGGGAGGGGACATATACCTGGGGGTCGTTGGAGCGGTCCGTACGGGCAAATCGACATTCATCAAGCGCTTCATGGAATCGGTCGTGCTGCCGAACATCCAAAACGAAGCGGATCGTGTACGCGCGACCGACGAGCTGCCGCAAAGCGCAGCCGGACGTACGATCATGACGACCGAGCCGAAATTCGTCCCGAACAACGCCGTTCAGCTGCGCGTCGCGGAAGGGCTGAACGTGAACGTCCGGCTTGTCGATTGCGTCGGCTACGTCGTGGAAGGCGCCAAAGGCTACGAGGACGAAAACGGTCCTAGGATGATCAATACGCCGTGGTTCGAAGAAGCGATTCCGTTTCAGGAAGCGGCGGAAATCGGCACCCGCAAAGTGATTCAGGAGCATGCTACGCTAGGTGTCGTCATAACGACCGACGGCAGCATTGCGGAAATTCCCCGCGCCTCTTACGTTGAAGCCGAGGACCGCATCATTAACGAGCTGAAAGAGGTCGGCAAACCGTTTATCGTGATAGTCAACTCAACCAGACCGGGCAGCGATGCGGCTATCGAGCTGCGCAACGAACTCCAGGCCAAACATGACATTCCAGTTGTCACGGCCAGTGTCGCCAACATGAACGAAGACGATATGATGTCCGTCATGCGCGAAGTGCTTTACGAATTCCCGGTACACGAGGTCAATGTGAATTTGCCGAGCTGGGTGATGGTGCTGGAGGAAAACCACTGGCTTCGTTCCCACTTCGAAACTTCCGTTCGCGAAACGGTGCAGGACATCCGCCGTCTGCGTGACGTAGACCGCGTCGTCAGCAATTTCGAGGGCTATGATTTCATCGAGAGAGCGGCTTTGGCCGGCATGGATATGGGGCAGGGGGTCGCCGAAATCGATTTGTACGCCCCAGACGAGCTGTACGATAAAATCTTGATGGAGGTCGTCGGCGTCGAGATTCGCGGCAAAGACCACTTGCTGCAGCTCATGCAGGAATTCAGCCACGCGAAGCGGGAGTACGACCATTTTGCCGAAGCTCTGGAAATGGTGAAAACGACCGGTTACGGCATCGCCCCGCCGTCGCTGGCCGATATGGCGCTCGACGAACCGGAGCTCATCCGTCAAGGTTCCCGCTTCGGCGTCCGCCTCAAGGCGACGGCCCCTTCGATCCATATGATCCGCGTCGATGTCGAAAGCGAATTTGCCCCGATCATCGGCACGGAGAAGCAAAGCGAGGAGCTCGTCCGTTATTTGATGCAGGACTTCGAAGAGAATCCGCTGAAAATTTGGGAGTCCGATATTTTCGGCCGCAACCTGCACTCCATCGTTCGCGAAGGCATACAAGGCAAGCTGGCGATGATGCCGGACAATGCCCGATACAAGCTGCAGGAAACGCTGGGGCGCATCATCAACGAAGGTTCCGGCGGACTCATCGCGATCATCCTTTGA
- a CDS encoding 2Fe-2S iron-sulfur cluster-binding protein encodes MLELKGRKVQKQVDAEKGMSILDLALKHEVDWGFSCTRGTCARCRCLVTEGLEHLAKPTDEELDRLEPEEIEGGFRLGCQALIKQQEGTIVVVHKPYF; translated from the coding sequence ATGTTGGAGCTAAAGGGACGTAAAGTGCAAAAGCAAGTGGATGCGGAAAAAGGCATGTCGATCCTCGACCTGGCCTTGAAGCATGAAGTGGATTGGGGTTTCTCGTGCACGAGAGGAACTTGCGCGCGCTGCCGCTGCCTTGTTACGGAAGGGCTGGAGCATTTGGCCAAACCGACGGATGAAGAGCTTGACCGGCTTGAACCCGAGGAAATCGAAGGCGGCTTCCGTTTGGGCTGCCAGGCGCTTATCAAACAGCAGGAAGGTACGATCGTCGTCGTACATAAGCCGTATTTTTAA
- the mtrB gene encoding trp RNA-binding attenuation protein MtrB, translating into METSQGEYFVVKAKDNGVQVIGLTRGLDTKFHHTEKLDKGEVMIAQFTDHTSAVKIRGKAIVFTKYGVIDTEE; encoded by the coding sequence ATGGAAACGAGCCAAGGCGAATATTTCGTCGTCAAAGCGAAGGATAACGGGGTTCAGGTAATCGGGCTTACGCGCGGCCTCGATACCAAATTTCATCATACGGAAAAGCTGGACAAAGGCGAAGTCATGATCGCGCAATTTACCGATCATACGTCTGCGGTCAAAATCCGTGGCAAAGCGATCGTGTTTACGAAATACGGCGTCATCGATACGGAGGAATAA
- a CDS encoding DUF2768 family protein has translation MSSMDKMWASFIAIGLMIFASALITFARAKTKGVLRFVLSFVAFLLFIPILLYMLVSMI, from the coding sequence ATGTCAAGCATGGATAAAATGTGGGCTTCTTTCATCGCGATCGGGCTGATGATTTTCGCTTCGGCATTAATCACGTTTGCGCGCGCCAAAACCAAAGGGGTGCTACGTTTCGTATTATCGTTCGTCGCTTTTTTACTGTTTATACCGATATTGCTCTATATGCTCGTATCGATGATTTGA
- a CDS encoding 2Fe-2S iron-sulfur cluster-binding protein gives MNHEVTFLPDLRKISVRPGTTILDAGRRAGVGIRTRCGAKAACLMCKVIVTDGQGLAPLTQNEKLKLGGLEENGYRLACQAKIIGPVTVTVPEDPLKAVIREQLARQREEDGL, from the coding sequence ATGAATCATGAAGTGACTTTTTTGCCCGATCTTAGAAAAATATCGGTAAGGCCGGGCACGACGATATTGGACGCCGGCCGGCGGGCCGGAGTGGGCATACGGACCCGCTGTGGGGCGAAAGCGGCATGTCTGATGTGTAAAGTGATCGTAACGGACGGGCAGGGACTTGCTCCGCTTACGCAGAACGAAAAGCTGAAGCTCGGCGGTCTGGAGGAAAATGGATACAGACTTGCTTGCCAAGCGAAGATAATCGGGCCTGTAACCGTTACGGTCCCCGAAGATCCGCTGAAAGCGGTCATCAGGGAGCAGCTCGCCCGCCAGCGGGAGGAGGATGGCTTATGA
- a CDS encoding demethylmenaquinone methyltransferase, whose amino-acid sequence MQTKSKEEFVHSVFESIAPKYDMMNDILSFRRHKAWRKFTMNRMNVKKGTTAIDLCCGTCDWTIDLARASETGHMVGLDFSQNMLDVGAAKVKMAGLDKQIELVRGNAMSLPFEDNTFDYATIGFALRNVPDLVKVIEEMQRVVKPGGMVVSLELSKPTWQPFKSIYYFYFKRVLPMLGKLIAKRYEQYRWLPESLVHFPDHKQLADIFTKTGLTEVKAYPLTGGIAAVHIGIKPRI is encoded by the coding sequence ATGCAGACTAAATCCAAAGAAGAGTTCGTCCATTCGGTGTTCGAGAGCATCGCGCCGAAGTATGACATGATGAACGACATTTTAAGCTTTCGCCGGCATAAGGCTTGGCGGAAATTTACAATGAACCGGATGAATGTGAAAAAAGGCACGACCGCCATCGATTTATGCTGCGGAACTTGTGACTGGACGATCGATCTGGCCAGGGCGAGTGAAACGGGGCACATGGTAGGGCTAGATTTCAGCCAAAACATGCTCGATGTCGGCGCGGCCAAGGTGAAGATGGCCGGACTGGACAAGCAAATCGAGCTGGTTCGCGGCAATGCGATGAGCCTACCGTTCGAAGACAATACGTTCGACTACGCGACCATCGGGTTCGCACTGCGCAACGTTCCCGATCTCGTCAAAGTGATCGAGGAGATGCAAAGAGTCGTGAAACCGGGCGGCATGGTCGTCTCTCTTGAACTGTCGAAGCCGACGTGGCAGCCGTTCAAATCGATTTATTATTTTTATTTTAAGCGGGTGCTTCCGATGCTCGGCAAGCTGATCGCCAAGCGGTACGAGCAATACCGTTGGCTGCCCGAGTCGTTGGTCCATTTTCCGGACCATAAGCAGCTTGCCGATATTTTTACCAAAACCGGCCTCACGGAAGTGAAGGCGTATCCGCTCACGGGGGGCATAGCCGCCGTTCATATCGGCATCAAACCCCGCATCTAA
- a CDS encoding HU family DNA-binding protein, with protein MNKTDLITKVAESTELSKKDATKAVEAVFEAISEALQSGDKVQLVGFGNFEVRERSARKGRNPQTGEEIEIPASKIPAFKPGKALRDGIQ; from the coding sequence ATGAACAAAACTGATTTGATCACTAAAGTAGCTGAGTCCACCGAGCTTTCCAAGAAAGACGCAACGAAAGCGGTTGAAGCCGTATTCGAGGCGATCTCCGAGGCGCTGCAAAGCGGGGACAAGGTTCAACTGGTAGGCTTCGGTAACTTCGAGGTTCGCGAGCGTTCCGCACGCAAAGGACGCAATCCGCAAACCGGCGAGGAAATCGAAATCCCGGCCAGCAAAATTCCTGCTTTCAAACCGGGCAAGGCGTTGAGAGACGGAATTCAGTAA
- a CDS encoding nucleotidyltransferase domain-containing protein — protein sequence MKQTIAEVVKNLQGVSANWLIGGSCGLLLQGVQIGKEPRDLDMYADSDDAAAIAMQLSPWSVDSPQYSETEIYRSVLSHYRFNQMTVELVGGFQIISKGSIYTVETAYLRRSHAVMIEVGEVLVPLMPLAHELIFNLLRGREDRYGAIAAVMRADPDNHWPTLNSLLRRNTLSKELLRRMEDLLAVDAPATRGINRHES from the coding sequence ATGAAGCAAACGATTGCCGAAGTTGTGAAAAATCTTCAAGGCGTAAGTGCAAATTGGCTGATCGGCGGAAGCTGCGGGCTGCTGCTGCAAGGCGTTCAAATCGGTAAGGAGCCGAGAGATTTGGATATGTACGCGGACAGCGACGATGCGGCTGCCATTGCCATGCAGCTATCCCCTTGGTCCGTCGATTCCCCGCAATACAGCGAAACCGAGATTTACCGGTCGGTACTGAGCCACTACCGATTCAACCAGATGACAGTCGAGCTGGTCGGCGGCTTTCAAATTATCTCAAAAGGCAGCATTTATACGGTTGAAACGGCATATTTAAGACGCTCGCATGCCGTCATGATCGAAGTCGGCGAAGTTCTGGTACCTCTCATGCCGCTGGCGCACGAGCTTATTTTCAACCTGCTGCGCGGCCGGGAAGACCGCTACGGGGCCATTGCGGCCGTCATGCGCGCTGATCCGGACAACCATTGGCCCACGCTGAATTCGCTGCTCAGACGCAACACCCTGAGTAAGGAACTTCTTCGCCGCATGGAAGATTTGCTTGCGGTGGATGCTCCGGCTACGAGAGGAATTAATCGCCATGAATCATGA
- a CDS encoding UbiX family flavin prenyltransferase, protein MNKPWVIGITGASGAIYGVRLCQHLLSAGEHIHLLITDAGWRVLKEELGWDAARRLESLEANFGGRMGTYKYHAIQDIGGATASGSFRTKGMVIMPCSMGTLSGIAHGASDNLLERTADVMLKEGRPLLIVPRETPLHAIHLENMLKLANMGVRMIPAMPAFYHGPQTIDQLVDFLVGKVLDCMGLDHELYRRWGEADGRDAKYRSDRTD, encoded by the coding sequence ATGAACAAGCCATGGGTGATCGGGATAACCGGGGCGAGCGGCGCCATTTACGGCGTACGGCTGTGCCAGCACCTGCTTTCGGCGGGAGAACATATTCATTTGCTCATAACGGACGCCGGATGGCGCGTTCTTAAGGAAGAGCTTGGCTGGGACGCCGCGCGCAGGCTGGAGTCGCTCGAAGCGAATTTCGGCGGCCGCATGGGAACGTACAAATACCATGCAATTCAGGACATCGGCGGCGCAACGGCAAGCGGATCGTTTCGCACCAAAGGCATGGTTATCATGCCATGCTCCATGGGCACATTGTCGGGGATTGCGCACGGGGCGTCCGACAATTTGCTCGAGCGGACGGCCGACGTTATGCTGAAGGAAGGTCGGCCCCTGCTGATCGTTCCGCGCGAAACGCCGCTGCATGCGATCCATCTGGAAAACATGCTGAAGCTTGCGAACATGGGGGTGCGGATGATTCCCGCGATGCCGGCTTTTTACCATGGGCCGCAGACGATCGATCAGCTGGTTGATTTTTTGGTAGGAAAAGTGTTAGACTGCATGGGATTGGATCACGAATTGTACAGAAGATGGGGAGAAGCCGATGGACGAGACGCGAAATACCGTTCGGATCGGACAGATTGA
- a CDS encoding menaquinone biosynthesis protein: protein MDETRNTVRIGQIDYTNVWPVFYYFPLDSFGGGIELVHQVPTGLNEAMARGEIAMGPISSFSYGEHHEDYVLYPDLSVSAFREVKSILLFHREPLERLGHARIALPTTSATSVNLLKIILKKFYGHEPVYTYAAPSLSEMMESNDAALLIGDDAIKASWADHGYAVTDLGAEWQRHTGHWMTFAVWAIRKATLQQQSELIGRIHEAFVESKRKSLADPAGMIAQAITRIGGTSAYWQSYFSNLCYDFGPAQWKGLAAYYRHASELGLLPEQAPLQIWTKDSVVQVTE, encoded by the coding sequence ATGGACGAGACGCGAAATACCGTTCGGATCGGACAGATTGATTATACGAATGTGTGGCCGGTTTTTTACTACTTCCCGCTCGATTCCTTCGGAGGAGGGATCGAGCTCGTACATCAGGTGCCGACGGGGCTGAACGAGGCGATGGCCCGGGGAGAAATTGCAATGGGACCAATCTCGTCGTTTTCTTACGGGGAGCATCATGAGGATTATGTGCTTTATCCGGATTTGTCGGTCAGCGCCTTCCGCGAAGTCAAATCGATTTTGCTGTTTCACCGGGAACCGCTTGAGCGGCTTGGCCATGCTCGCATTGCGCTCCCTACAACTTCGGCCACTTCGGTCAATCTGCTCAAAATTATCCTGAAAAAATTTTACGGGCATGAGCCGGTTTATACGTATGCCGCGCCCTCATTGTCGGAAATGATGGAAAGTAACGACGCCGCCTTGCTGATCGGCGACGATGCGATCAAGGCGAGCTGGGCCGACCACGGATACGCGGTCACCGACCTGGGAGCCGAATGGCAGCGGCATACGGGACATTGGATGACGTTCGCCGTATGGGCGATCCGCAAGGCTACGCTGCAGCAGCAGTCGGAGCTGATCGGGCGAATTCACGAGGCGTTCGTAGAAAGCAAGCGGAAATCGCTTGCGGATCCGGCGGGCATGATTGCGCAGGCGATAACCCGCATCGGAGGCACATCCGCTTACTGGCAAAGCTATTTTTCCAATTTGTGCTATGATTTCGGGCCGGCGCAATGGAAAGGGCTGGCCGCCTACTATCGGCATGCATCGGAGCTGGGGCTGCTGCCCGAGCAGGCGCCTTTGCAAATTTGGACCAAAGATTCTGTGGTACAGGTGACGGAATGA
- the ndk gene encoding nucleoside-diphosphate kinase, which yields MERTFLMVKPDGVQRNLIGEIVKRFEQKGFQLIGAKLMMVTKELAETHYAEHKGKDFYDGLLKFITSGPVFAMVWQGDQIIALSRAMMGKTNSLEALPGTIRGDYAVHTQRNLIHGSDSLENAEREIGIFFKPEELVDYNQTIQMWI from the coding sequence ATGGAAAGAACGTTTCTGATGGTCAAGCCGGACGGCGTGCAGCGCAATTTGATCGGCGAAATCGTAAAGCGGTTCGAGCAGAAAGGATTTCAATTGATCGGCGCGAAGCTGATGATGGTGACTAAGGAGCTGGCGGAAACTCATTACGCCGAACATAAAGGCAAGGATTTCTACGACGGACTTTTGAAATTTATAACTTCCGGTCCGGTGTTTGCGATGGTTTGGCAGGGGGATCAAATCATTGCCTTATCCCGCGCCATGATGGGCAAAACGAATTCGCTTGAGGCGCTGCCCGGAACGATTCGCGGAGATTACGCGGTACATACGCAAAGAAACCTGATTCACGGCTCGGATTCTCTGGAAAACGCGGAGCGGGAAATCGGGATATTCTTTAAGCCTGAAGAGCTTGTCGATTACAATCAAACGATCCAGATGTGGATATAA
- a CDS encoding heptaprenyl diphosphate synthase component 1 — protein sequence MSSYRIPEIAKPYIEYDMIQKYTELPRFPEFRTRLLYAFLNKNASLSGNSELFALVTSLVQLGMDTHDMVSNHSNDKETIAARSRQLKVLAGDYFSSRFYHLLSQAGQIDLIGTLSNAICEANRLKMNLYLSMKQWKLTAEEYIKQSVDIKIQLFLSFSGLLEDVYSIVWPETLRRFTLLEVLIGEINRSEAAHDFVGSWGYWHVMQNGTKEEKKLLQTEEPDAFKLKNLWHKYKITAQLYHMLEQQTAQLQSTLAEFGTDKLAAELQHISEPLRNYLAAPRAIEEI from the coding sequence ATGAGTTCATATCGGATCCCAGAAATCGCAAAACCGTACATCGAGTATGACATGATCCAGAAATATACGGAGCTGCCTCGCTTTCCCGAATTTCGGACCCGGCTGTTATACGCGTTTCTTAACAAAAATGCGTCTTTATCGGGAAACAGCGAGCTTTTTGCTCTCGTCACGTCCCTCGTTCAGCTGGGCATGGATACGCACGATATGGTCAGCAACCACAGCAACGACAAAGAAACGATCGCAGCCCGTTCCCGGCAGCTTAAAGTGCTGGCCGGCGATTATTTCAGCAGCCGTTTCTACCACCTGTTATCGCAGGCCGGACAAATCGATTTGATCGGGACGTTGTCGAACGCCATTTGCGAAGCGAACCGTTTGAAAATGAATTTGTATTTATCGATGAAACAGTGGAAGCTGACGGCCGAGGAATATATCAAGCAATCGGTCGATATTAAAATCCAGCTGTTTTTGTCATTTTCCGGATTGCTTGAGGACGTTTACTCGATTGTTTGGCCGGAGACGCTGCGGCGGTTTACGCTGCTGGAAGTGCTGATCGGCGAAATCAACCGGAGCGAAGCCGCCCACGATTTCGTCGGAAGCTGGGGGTATTGGCACGTGATGCAGAACGGCACGAAGGAAGAAAAGAAGCTGCTGCAAACGGAAGAACCCGACGCTTTTAAGCTGAAAAACCTGTGGCACAAGTATAAAATTACGGCCCAGCTGTACCACATGCTCGAACAGCAGACCGCTCAGCTGCAGTCGACGCTCGCCGAATTCGGCACGGATAAGCTGGCTGCCGAGCTGCAGCATATCAGCGAGCCGCTGCGCAATTATTTGGCCGCTCCGCGGGCGATTGAGGAAATTTGA
- a CDS encoding phosphatase PAP2 family protein, producing MKERINDIIRSQDWTMYGIIASIFLTWRIGVVGGWSSSCWVLLLVCLLGVRKDQVDVDWRRFFIFGIPLLGVFYYFYGSGNGLWWKIANWMFENNRHPWTWDDLMNSIPYNDAAWARAFNHPRLDKLMVWIYNYGFVLSLWVCLIRSYWTRSIKKMMSYALSGHLLQFPLILPFYNLILLREVWWVKKQPDLLGRHFETQNDLLVNVMNCFPSMHTSISFAMLLLALREKDRIFKYVMVTYCASIIFSTMYLQIHWVLDVIAGMLFAYGTVKLADLLINVSTKLIPAKLKGFYGQKKNRYASDSVAA from the coding sequence TTGAAAGAGAGAATTAACGATATCATCCGGTCTCAGGACTGGACGATGTACGGCATCATCGCATCCATTTTTTTAACGTGGCGGATTGGCGTCGTGGGCGGCTGGTCATCTTCGTGTTGGGTGCTTCTTTTAGTATGCTTGCTGGGGGTGCGTAAAGACCAGGTAGACGTCGATTGGAGACGTTTTTTCATCTTCGGTATTCCGCTCCTCGGCGTGTTTTATTACTTTTACGGTTCCGGCAACGGGCTCTGGTGGAAAATCGCCAACTGGATGTTCGAAAACAACCGGCATCCTTGGACATGGGACGACCTTATGAACAGCATTCCGTACAACGATGCCGCCTGGGCGCGCGCGTTCAACCACCCGAGGCTCGATAAGCTGATGGTGTGGATTTACAACTACGGTTTTGTGCTTTCGCTGTGGGTTTGTCTTATTCGCAGCTACTGGACGCGCAGCATCAAGAAAATGATGTCGTACGCGCTGTCGGGGCACCTGCTTCAGTTTCCGTTGATTTTGCCGTTTTATAACTTGATTTTGCTCCGTGAAGTATGGTGGGTGAAAAAGCAGCCCGATCTGCTGGGCCGCCACTTCGAGACGCAAAACGACCTGCTCGTCAATGTAATGAACTGCTTCCCGAGCATGCATACGTCGATCTCGTTCGCGATGCTGCTGCTCGCATTAAGAGAAAAAGACCGCATCTTTAAATACGTAATGGTCACCTACTGCGCGTCGATCATTTTTTCCACCATGTACCTGCAGATCCATTGGGTGCTCGACGTCATTGCCGGCATGCTGTTCGCCTACGGCACGGTGAAGCTGGCCGATCTGCTCATCAACGTCAGCACGAAGCTGATTCCTGCCAAGCTCAAAGGCTTTTATGGACAAAAGAAAAATCGTTACGCATCGGATTCGGTGGCTGCCTGA
- the hepT gene encoding heptaprenyl diphosphate synthase component II: MKLIDLYAKLRKDINYIEKELERSIYSDHAVLRETSLHLLKAGGKRIRPVFVLLSAKFGNYDLETIKHVAVPLELIHMASLVHDDVIDDANTRRGQLTVRSKWDNRIAMYTGDYIFAKALGVVTKLPNPQIHQIMSKAIVQMSIGEMEQIRFFYNTQQTVRDYLLRIKRKTALLIAISCQLGAIAASVPERWANRLYSFGFNVGMAFQIRDDILDLCGTEAELGKPPGSDIKQGNITIPVLFALQEENLKDPLLKELAVIQEADGQTDVSRFIRMVRESSGIRRAELLAEKYIDKAIRALNELPEGSVKKDLIGIAHFIGNRSY, from the coding sequence ATGAAACTTATTGATCTTTACGCCAAGCTGAGGAAAGATATCAACTACATAGAAAAAGAGCTTGAACGCAGCATCTATTCGGACCATGCCGTGCTCAGGGAAACCTCGCTTCATTTGCTGAAAGCGGGCGGAAAACGCATTCGCCCGGTGTTTGTGCTGCTCTCCGCGAAGTTCGGCAATTATGATCTGGAGACGATCAAACACGTCGCGGTGCCGCTTGAGCTCATCCATATGGCGTCGCTCGTACACGATGATGTCATCGACGATGCGAATACGCGCCGCGGCCAACTGACCGTCAGGTCGAAATGGGACAACAGAATCGCCATGTATACGGGCGATTATATTTTTGCCAAGGCGCTTGGTGTCGTAACGAAGCTGCCGAATCCGCAGATTCACCAAATCATGTCCAAAGCGATCGTGCAAATGAGCATCGGGGAAATGGAGCAAATCCGCTTCTTCTATAACACGCAGCAAACGGTGCGCGATTATTTGCTGCGCATTAAGAGGAAAACCGCTCTGCTGATTGCTATCAGCTGCCAGCTCGGAGCGATTGCGGCCTCGGTGCCGGAACGCTGGGCGAACCGGCTGTATTCGTTCGGCTTTAACGTAGGCATGGCGTTTCAAATTCGCGACGACATCCTCGATTTATGCGGCACGGAAGCGGAGCTTGGCAAACCGCCGGGCAGCGACATCAAGCAGGGGAATATTACGATCCCGGTGCTTTTCGCCTTGCAGGAGGAAAATCTGAAGGATCCGCTGCTCAAAGAGCTCGCGGTCATTCAGGAAGCCGACGGGCAAACCGATGTAAGCCGGTTTATCCGCATGGTTCGGGAGAGCTCGGGTATCCGCAGAGCGGAGCTGCTCGCAGAAAAATACATAGACAAGGCGATTCGGGCGCTCAACGAGCTTCCTGAAGGATCCGTCAAAAAAGATTTGATCGGCATCGCCCATTTTATTGGAAACCGTTCTTATTAA